The Eulemur rufifrons isolate Redbay chromosome 3, OSU_ERuf_1, whole genome shotgun sequence DNA segment CAATGAAAGAGAGATAAACTGGcctggctcagtggctcacacctgtaatcctagcactctgggaggccgaggtgggaggatcacttgagctcagttgTTCCAGACCaccctaagcaagagtgagaccctgtctctactaaaaatagaaaaattagctgggtgtagtggaatgtccctgtagtcccagctacttgagaggctgaggcaggaggattgtttgagcccaggagtttgaggttgctgtcagctaggctgatgctactgtactctaccctgagtgacagagcaagactctgtctcaaaaaaaaaaaaaaaaaaaagtgagatgaACTTGGTATTTGCTCCATCAAGGAATGCAGCCTGTCACTTTTTATTCTCATACCAAGTGAAAACCAGAAGCACAATGAATCCAGGTGCCTGCAAAGTTCTCAGAAACTTGGAGCAGCAATTTTGGTGAAGGAAAACCAAAGGAGGGCCATGTGTTAATTCTGTACTATCATATTTACCTGATGGTATTCTTTCAAAATCACTCTGAAATGCTATGTACTAGCATCCAGAAAATATGTCTTGGTGGCAAaattctttgtcaaagattataaATCTCCTGAATTTTTAGTATGGTTTTCACTtacaaaaagtcaaataatacaATGAATACTCATATATACTACACCTAAATTCAACAATGAACACTTTGCTGCATttgttctatgtatttttatctgAACCATTTGAATATTAGTTGAAGAAATCATGACTTTTCACCCCTGAATACTTCAAAATACATCTCTTTAGAATAAGGACATTCTCTATATGGCTTAAAgtggttatttttaatattagtaatAGTAATCTTCTAacacaggggtcagcaaactatgatCTGCAGGCCAAATGTGGCTGCTgccttattttgtaaataaagttttattggaacagtcATGGctgttcatttacatattgtctgtggctgcttttgtgttaTAACAGCAGAGGTGAATAGTTGCCCCATAGAGACCACCATATGGCCTGAAAGGCCTGAAGTATTTcctatttggccctttacagaaagtttgccaacccctgctctatAACACATGTATGTGTGGAAACATTAACAAAATCTTCATGAGCCAAAGGATATGGATGTCATTTTTGCATAGCAAGTGTGTGTGTTTCaggtaaaatagatttttttttttttttttttttttacgtttgagacagggtctcaacactctgttgcctgggctagagtacaatggcatcatcatagctcactgcaacctcaaactcctgggctcaagcaatcctcctgcatcagcctcccaagtagctgggactacaggcatataccaccatgcctggctaatttttgttatttgtagagatggggtctcactcttgcttagactgatctcgaactcctggccttaagggatcctcttgccttggcctccccaagtactaggattacaggcataagctaccGCACCCAGCCAGGTAAGGAAGTGTTTCTTCCTCTAGTGTATAGATTTTGTGCTGCTGTGACTAACTATAGAAGGTATAGGTGGGTGGCTGTGGTGGGGAGGTAAGAGTAGGATCAAGGAACATCTACTAACACCTACTACATGCTTATCCTGTACAGGACTCTGTGATAGGTGCTATAATACACCATCACATTTACTGTGATCCTCACAATACTATGAGGTAGGCATCTCTATTTCATCCAGTTTTAttgatggggacactgaggcttagagaggttaaaaaatttgctcaaagtcatgcagatattaaagagaaaaaccaagGACCCAAGTCTGTCTCCAAAGAGAGATACAGTGGATTCAGTTTAGATTCCCTAGGAGGAATTCTCAAACATTTTGCAGTTATGATCCATATACAAATGAGTGCTTTGGGCTTCTCTGGCTTCCAGTACAAAACCATGTCAAGATCCTTGGGAGAAAGCAACTAAGTCCTATCTTTAATGTATAGTGAGGACACATAGTGTCTTAGTCTGTGCTGctttaacagaatacctgagactggttACTTtattaacacacatttattggcttacagttctggaggctgggaagtcccgtATCAAGGTGCCAAAAGGTTTGGTGATTCTGCTTCAAAGACGATGCCTGGAACACTGTCTCCATCCTCACAAGACAGAAGACAAAAGGGCAAAGAAATAGCAAATCCACTTCTTCAAGCCGtttttataatggcattaatccattcatgagggtagagTTAATTACATCTTAAAGCACCCACCTACCAATACTATCATATTGGGAATTTggtttcaacctatgaattttggaggagacacaaatattcaaaccacaaCACACACTGGGAACAGGATACTTGGTATCATATAATGAAAATCACTTCAGAAAAATTACTTCAAACACTTTACTCACTTATTctctaaaatgggggtaatatCTATCTATGATTAGTAATATCTATGATTAGTTTGgaggaaaatgaatattaaaaagcTTTGAAACTAGAGCACTCAGTATAAAAGTGTATTTACATTGTGTGAACTAAACATTATTGTGTAGTTTATATCTCTAAGTATCTCTAAGTATGCCTCAGAACCAATTTGGctaactcattctttttttttttttttgcagtagtATATAGGCTATTTTATTAGTACATCAAATTAAAAGATCTGCCACGCCAAGTGGTGATGaatgtgaactatatctcaaGATGCCTACGACAACTGTAACGTAACATAAAAAGGAACAGATTTGTACTGGTGGGAAAACTGCAGGTACTGCTTTTACTATGGCCATTTGTTGCCAGCATTTATAACTGGGAGTTAGGGTAAATTTCTGGAAAatcagtgaaaataaagatgtaacaTTTTCCTCCATTAAGTTCAAGGATATGACTTCTATCCAGGTCAGAACCTCTGCTTTCAAGGGAAATTCTGGACATAATCAGGACATCCCTGATGAGGTTCAGAGAAGAGGTTAAGACCTCACTCAAGAATTCCCATTGCAGCACAGACTTCTGCAGTCTTTCTTTCCTCGTTGTCTTCATGGTGATTGCTGCAGATTCCTACTCAGGGCTTGTTCATTCAGGTCCCATTGATgagatatttgaaaacaaattcatCAACCCAAGCTCTGGTTTTCCTGATAGCAAGCAGTTTCAGAGTTGTATCAGCATGCCAGCTTAATGGGTTAAGGTGACTAATTCACTTCATTGTCTTCGATCTCAGGGGCAGCCAGTGGCTGAGGCAGCGTGTCCACTCTGCTGCCGGGGCAGTCCTGGGGGCGGATCTCCTTGGCCAGCTGCCCCTTCTTCTTCAATGTGCAAGCCTCCTGGTATGGTGGAGAGATGGGGGGTTGTGTGGGCGGAGTGTACTTGTACTCTGAGCCATCCTCTAGATCCAGTGGGTAACTTCGGTCTGAATCATAGGAGCTCAGGTCCCCACAGGTCACAAAGGGCACAATGACACGGGTGGGACCGTCTAGCTGGTTGAAATCTGGGTCGTAAGAGTGATCCAGCAGGGGTTTGGTCAGGTCTGGCATGAAGCCTTCAGGAGGGTCATAACCCTGACAGACAGCGAAGGCCTCGATGCTGGAGTTCCGGCTGCTCCTGGGCTTGGCACAAAGCACACTGGAGAAGAAGACACGCAGCTGGCTGTAGAGGAGCGTCACATCCCGGCCTCGGAATATCTTGGCCACAAAGCAGCCCCCCGGCTTCAAGACATGTGTAGCAATGTTCAGAGCGGCTAGGAGGAGTTGGGCCTGCATATACTCATCAACATCATGGAGGCCAGTAACATCGGGAGCCCCGTCACACAGTACTAGGTCTGCGGGGCAGCCCTCAAAGTGCTGGATGATCTCCTTGGCAGTGGACAGCTGGGTGATATCTCCTTGGATCTGTAAAACACCTGGTAGCGGAGCCATAGTCTGCAGGTCCACAGCCACCACGTGGCCAGACTCCTTGCCCCCAATCTTCTGGCTCAGCACTTGGCTCCAGCTGCCCGGGGCTGCACATAGGTCAACCGCCCGTGTCACACCTTGGAAGAGCTGGAATTCTTCATCAAGTTGTAGCAGCTTGAAGGCGCTCCGGGCACGCCAGCCATTCTCCTTGGCCAGGCGGTAGTAGACATCCCGCTTGTCCTTCGACGTCCGTCCCATCTCACACAGTTTGCTCAAGGACCTGCCAACAGTCAGCTGATGCCACCCAGTATAAGTAACCAGGTAAGTGGGCTACCACCGACCTCTTAGCTTTTGGAACAAGCAGAAGCCAGAGGAAGGAGGTTGGTCCACTAGCAGCCTGAGCCTCGGTAAGAGCTGAAACACATGAGAAATTGTACGGTTTCAGTTTGTGTTCATAGTTGACCTCAACACATGTCATGCATGCCTAAGGGTTATTGCTGCAAGCTTGGGACTGTGGAATGTGGAGGCTCTGGTGAGGCCCAGACCCAATGCAAACATAGAATGTGAGTTCTCACTATCTCATTCTTTAAACTCAGATTCCTAGGCCCCACACCTAGAGATTTCTTCCATAGGCCTGTGTGGGGTCCACAAGTCAGAACTCCAgttgattctgatgcaggtgatCTGGGAGGCAAactttgagaaatgctgcttTGAGATACAATTGATGTTTCATGAAACAACtattaaaaaagaactttttatttaatacttaatgcatgctgtaaaataattcaaacagtactgaaaaatgtaaagtaaaaagaTTCTCTCCTCACCACCCATTCTTCTCATCTCTAAGTTTTGATGATTAgctttttagactttttttaatACCTATACAAACATATACTGTCATGTATCGCTTAACAtccttaggcaatttcatcattgtgtgaacaacACAGaatatacttacacaaacttagatggtatagcccactatacacctaggctatatggtattaCTATATGCTATTACTCCCAGGTTACAAACCTacacagcatgttactatacctGGAtattgtaggcaactgtaacatgatggtaaatatttgtgtatctaaacatagaaaaagtatagtaaaaataaggcattgtaatcttatgggaccataatcttatggaaccaccattGTATAAGAggtctgttgttgaccaaaacgtcattatgcagtgcatgactataTATTGGTTAAAAATGATGAGCATCTGatgttgtttctaattttttgctattaaaaataatgctgggccgggcgcggtggctcacgcctgtaatcctagcactctgggaggccgaggcgggtggattgctcaaggtcaggagttcgagaccagcctgagcgagaccccgtctctactaaaaatagaaagacattatatggacacctaaaaatctatatagaaaaaattagccgggcatagtggcgcatgcctgtagtcccagctactcgggaggctgaggcagtaggatcgcttaagcccaggagtttgaggttgctgtgagcaaagctgacgccacggcactcactctagcctgggcaacaaagtgagactctgtctcaacaaaaaaaaaaaaaaaaaaaaaaaaaaaaataatgctgaaataaatacCCTTGTTTTCATGTCTTTGAGCAACTCTGTGACTGCTtctgtaggataaatttctaAACGTTGAATCACTGGGTCAAAAGATTTAAATagcacaatggaataaaactaaaagtgTTTCCCCACCTCCTTCCAACTTCCAATCTCATTTTCCAGAGGGTGCCACTGTGATCTTGTGTATCCTTATACAAAATGT contains these protein-coding regions:
- the LOC138381729 gene encoding tRNA (cytidine(32)/guanosine(34)-2'-O)-methyltransferase, coding for MGRTSKDKRDVYYRLAKENGWRARSAFKLLQLDEEFQLFQGVTRAVDLCAAPGSWSQVLSQKIGGKESGHVVAVDLQTMAPLPGVLQIQGDITQLSTAKEIIQHFEGCPADLVLCDGAPDVTGLHDVDEYMQAQLLLAALNIATHVLKPGGCFVAKIFRGRDVTLLYSQLRVFFSSVLCAKPRSSRNSSIEAFAVCQGYDPPEGFMPDLTKPLLDHSYDPDFNQLDGPTRVIVPFVTCGDLSSYDSDRSYPLDLEDGSEYKYTPPTQPPISPPYQEACTLKKKGQLAKEIRPQDCPGSRVDTLPQPLAAPEIEDNEVN